A single window of Thermostichus vulcanus str. 'Rupite' DNA harbors:
- a CDS encoding glucose 1-dehydrogenase, with product MQGLTGKTILVTGASSGIGQAIALRFAQEGCNVAINYRKSLQEAEDTQTAIMEKVCGDVEACHVQSLLIQGDVSQEADVVHLVQQVIQRWGRLDILVNNAGIQTERPAHEISLEEYDRILNVNLRGSFLCAREALKHFLERGSGVIINVSSVHEIIPRPFYLTYSLSKGGMGNLTRSLALEYAGRGIRVNGIAPGATLTPINDAWVQDPQQKAVVESHIPMGRAGTAAEMAAAAAFLASDEAAYITGQTLYIDGGLTLYADFREAWSA from the coding sequence ATGCAGGGATTAACCGGGAAAACGATATTGGTGACCGGGGCCAGTTCCGGCATTGGTCAGGCGATAGCCCTCCGCTTTGCCCAGGAGGGGTGCAATGTTGCCATCAACTACCGCAAAAGCCTCCAGGAAGCAGAGGACACCCAAACCGCCATTATGGAAAAGGTGTGTGGGGATGTGGAAGCCTGCCATGTGCAGTCGCTGCTGATTCAGGGGGATGTCTCTCAAGAAGCCGATGTTGTCCATTTGGTTCAGCAGGTGATTCAACGCTGGGGGCGCCTAGATATCCTCGTCAACAATGCCGGGATCCAAACCGAACGACCCGCCCATGAAATCAGCCTGGAGGAGTACGATCGCATCCTCAATGTGAACTTGCGCGGTTCCTTTCTTTGTGCCCGAGAAGCCCTTAAACATTTCCTTGAGCGGGGATCCGGCGTGATCATTAATGTGTCCAGTGTGCATGAGATCATTCCCCGCCCCTTTTATCTCACCTATTCCCTCAGCAAAGGCGGCATGGGCAACCTCACCCGCAGCTTGGCCCTGGAGTACGCCGGTCGAGGGATCCGCGTCAATGGCATTGCCCCTGGTGCCACCCTCACCCCGATCAACGATGCCTGGGTCCAGGATCCGCAGCAAAAAGCAGTGGTAGAGAGTCACATTCCCATGGGCCGGGCCGGTACGGCCGCAGAGATGGCAGCTGCTGCCGCTTTCTTGGCCTCCGATGAAGCTGCCTACATCACCGGGCAAACCCTTTACATCGATGGCGGCCTCACCCTGTACGCCGATTTTCGGGAGGCTTGGTCTGCCTAA
- a CDS encoding (2Fe-2S) ferredoxin domain-containing protein, which yields MGKSHKQGIPFASEGQFLGFVPSSDGKLKYLRWQTGSELFTGKIPKPIRSQLYRTLQPGDPIQIWGEREVDLRKGQEKWVLYRVEPSPTQSPAQPAPTLQAGSSATDPGPKPKGTVLVCQKSDCCRRGAGDVIQALKAHLATYPDSIRVQGVGCMKACKQGPNVVFMPDKARYSGVSSQGIPALLERHFPSPSESSAKPTASTQSAQAVAP from the coding sequence ATGGGCAAGTCGCATAAGCAAGGGATCCCGTTTGCATCGGAAGGGCAGTTTTTGGGCTTTGTGCCCTCCTCGGATGGCAAGTTGAAGTATTTACGTTGGCAGACGGGATCCGAGCTATTCACGGGCAAAATCCCCAAACCCATTCGTTCGCAGCTCTATCGCACCCTGCAACCGGGGGATCCGATCCAAATCTGGGGCGAACGGGAAGTGGATCTGCGCAAAGGGCAGGAGAAGTGGGTGCTCTACCGAGTGGAGCCCAGCCCTACTCAGTCCCCTGCACAGCCTGCACCGACTCTACAGGCCGGATCCTCAGCAACGGATCCCGGCCCAAAGCCCAAGGGCACTGTGCTGGTTTGCCAAAAGTCCGATTGTTGTCGGCGGGGCGCTGGGGATGTCATCCAAGCCTTGAAGGCCCATTTGGCCACCTACCCCGATTCTATCCGCGTGCAGGGGGTGGGCTGTATGAAAGCGTGCAAGCAGGGCCCCAATGTTGTGTTTATGCCTGACAAAGCTCGCTACAGTGGTGTCTCCTCGCAAGGGATCCCGGCTCTACTGGAGCGCCATTTTCCTTCCCCTTCTGAATCCAGTGCTAAACCCACCGCTTCTACCCAGTCTGCTCAGGCCGTTGCTCCCTAA